In one window of Escherichia coli DSM 30083 = JCM 1649 = ATCC 11775 DNA:
- the agp gene encoding bifunctional glucose-1-phosphatase/inositol phosphatase: MNKTLIAATVAGIVLLASNAQAQTVPEGYQLQQVLMMSRHNLRAPLANNGSVLEQSTPNKWPEWDVPGGQLTTKGGVLEVYMGHYMREWLAEQGMVKSGECPPPDTVYAYANSLQRTVATAQFFITGAFPGCDIHVHHQEKMGTMDPTFNPVITDDSAAFSEQAVAAMEKELSKLQLTDSYKLLEQIVNYKDSPACKEKQQCSLVDGKNTFSAKYQQEPGVSGPLKVGNSLVDAFTLQYYEGFPMDQVAWGEIKSDQQWKVLSKLKNGYQDSLFTSPEVARNVAKPLVSYIDKALVTDRTSAPKITVLVGHDSNIASLLTALDFKPYQLHDQNERTPIGGKIVFQRWHDSKANRDLMKIEYVYQSAEQLRNADALTLQAPAQRVTLELSGCPIDANGFCPMDKFDSVLNEAVK; the protein is encoded by the coding sequence ATGAACAAAACGCTAATCGCCGCAACTGTGGCAGGGATAGTTTTACTCGCTTCAAATGCTCAGGCACAAACCGTACCGGAAGGCTATCAGCTACAGCAAGTCCTTATGATGAGCCGTCATAACTTACGTGCGCCGCTGGCGAACAATGGCAGTGTGCTGGAGCAGTCGACGCCGAATAAATGGCCTGAATGGGACGTCCCCGGTGGGCAGCTCACCACTAAAGGGGGCGTGCTCGAAGTGTATATGGGCCATTATATGCGTGAATGGCTGGCAGAACAGGGGATGGTGAAATCAGGGGAATGCCCGCCACCGGACACCGTTTATGCCTATGCCAATAGTCTGCAACGCACCGTCGCGACCGCGCAGTTCTTTATTACTGGCGCATTCCCTGGGTGTGATATTCATGTTCATCACCAGGAAAAAATGGGCACTATGGACCCCACCTTTAACCCAGTGATCACCGATGATTCCGCCGCATTCAGTGAACAGGCGGTGGCGGCAATGGAGAAAGAGCTCAGCAAACTCCAGCTTACCGACAGCTACAAGCTACTGGAACAAATCGTTAACTATAAAGATTCCCCTGCCTGTAAAGAGAAGCAACAATGTTCGCTTGTAGATGGCAAAAATACCTTTAGCGCGAAGTATCAACAAGAACCGGGCGTTTCCGGGCCGCTGAAAGTTGGCAACTCGCTGGTAGATGCGTTTACTTTGCAATACTACGAAGGTTTTCCGATGGATCAGGTGGCCTGGGGAGAAATTAAATCTGACCAGCAGTGGAAGGTGTTGTCGAAGCTGAAAAACGGTTACCAGGACAGCCTGTTTACCTCACCGGAAGTGGCGCGCAATGTTGCGAAACCGCTGGTCAGTTATATCGACAAAGCCCTGGTCACCGATCGCACCAGTGCACCGAAAATCACGGTATTAGTTGGGCACGACTCCAACATTGCCTCTCTGTTAACGGCGCTGGATTTCAAACCGTATCAGTTGCATGACCAGAACGAACGCACGCCGATTGGCGGCAAAATCGTTTTCCAGCGTTGGCATGACAGCAAAGCCAATCGCGACCTGATGAAAATTGAATATGTGTACCAGAGTGCGGAACAGTTACGTAATGCCGATGCGTTAACCCTGCAGGCACCTGCGCAGCGCGTGACGCTGGAATTAAGCGGTTGCCCGATAGATGCCAACGGTTTTTGCCCAATGGATAAGTTTGATAGCGTATTGAATGAAGCGGTGAAATAA
- the cbpA gene encoding curved DNA-binding protein, which yields MELKDYYAIMGVKPTDDLKTIKTAYRRLARKYHPDVSKEPDAEARFKEVAEAWEVLSDEQRRAEYDQMWQHRNDPQFNRQFHHGDGQSFNAEDFDDIFSSIFGQHARQSRQRPATRGHDIEIEVAVFLEETLTEHKRTISYNLPVYNAFGMIEQEIPKTLNVKIPAGVGNGQRIRLKGQGTPGENGGPNGDLWLVIHIAPHPLFDIVGQDLEIVVPVSPWEAALGTKVTVPTLKESILLTIPPGSQAGQRLRVKGKGLVSKKQTGDLYAVLKIVMPPKPDENTAALWQQLADAQSSFDPRKDWGKA from the coding sequence ATGGAATTAAAGGATTATTACGCCATCATGGGCGTGAAACCGACGGACGATCTCAAGACAATCAAGACCGCCTATCGTCGACTGGCCCGCAAATACCATCCTGATGTCAGCAAAGAACCGGATGCCGAAGCCCGCTTCAAAGAGGTCGCTGAAGCCTGGGAAGTGTTAAGTGATGAACAACGTCGCGCTGAGTATGATCAGATGTGGCAACATCGCAACGATCCGCAATTTAACCGTCAGTTCCATCATGGCGACGGTCAGAGTTTTAACGCCGAAGATTTTGACGATATCTTCTCGTCAATTTTCGGTCAGCATGCCCGCCAGAGCCGTCAACGCCCCGCCACACGCGGCCACGATATTGAAATCGAAGTGGCGGTATTCCTCGAAGAAACGCTTACTGAGCATAAGCGTACCATCAGCTATAACCTGCCGGTTTATAACGCCTTTGGCATGATCGAACAGGAAATCCCGAAAACGCTGAATGTGAAGATCCCGGCGGGCGTCGGCAATGGTCAACGCATCCGCCTGAAAGGTCAGGGGACGCCGGGCGAAAACGGCGGTCCAAATGGCGACCTGTGGCTGGTGATTCACATTGCGCCACATCCGCTGTTTGATATTGTCGGCCAGGATCTGGAAATAGTGGTGCCGGTTAGCCCGTGGGAAGCGGCGCTGGGTACTAAAGTCACCGTTCCAACACTGAAAGAAAGCATTTTGCTGACTATCCCGCCTGGCAGCCAGGCCGGGCAACGATTGCGCGTTAAAGGCAAAGGTCTGGTGAGCAAAAAACAGACCGGCGATCTGTATGCGGTACTGAAAATCGTGATGCCGCCGAAACCGGATGAAAACACTGCCGCGCTGTGGCAGCAACTGGCAGACGCCCAGTCGTCTTTTGATCCACGTAAAGATTGGGGGAAAGCATAA
- the cbpM gene encoding chaperone modulator CbpM, translated as MANVTVTFTITEFCLHTGISEEELNEIVGLGVVEPSEIQETTWVFDDHAAIVVQRAVRLRHELALDWPGIAVALTLMDDIAHLKQENRLLRQRLSRFVAHP; from the coding sequence ATGGCTAATGTTACGGTGACTTTTACTATTACCGAATTTTGCCTGCATACCGGCATCTCTGAAGAGGAGTTGAATGAAATTGTCGGTTTGGGGGTGGTTGAACCGAGTGAGATCCAGGAGACAACCTGGGTATTTGACGACCATGCCGCCATTGTGGTGCAACGCGCGGTACGCCTGCGTCATGAACTGGCTCTGGACTGGCCGGGGATCGCGGTGGCGCTGACGTTAATGGATGATATTGCGCACCTGAAGCAGGAAAACCGCCTGCTGCGCCAGCGGCTTTCCCGGTTTGTGGCTCACCCGTGA
- the torD gene encoding molecular chaperone TorD: MTTLTVQQIACVYAWLAQLFSRELDDEQLTQIASAQMAEWFSLLKSEPPLTAAVNGLENSIATLTVRDDARLELAADFCGLFLMTDKQAALPYASAYKQDEQEIKRLLVEAGMETSGNFNEPADHLAIYLELLSHLHFSLGEGTVPARRIDGLRQKTLTALREWLPEFAARCRQYDSFGFYAALSQLLLVLVECDYQKR, encoded by the coding sequence ATGACCACGCTGACAGTACAACAGATTGCCTGTGTTTACGCCTGGCTGGCGCAGTTGTTCTCCCGTGAACTGGACGATGAACAACTGACGCAAATCGCCAGTGCGCAGATGGCTGAATGGTTTTCGTTGCTGAAAAGCGAACCTCCGCTCACTGCGGCGGTGAATGGGCTGGAAAACAGTATTGCCACTCTGACAGTACGTGACGATGCCCGTCTGGAACTGGCCGCTGACTTTTGCGGCCTGTTTCTGATGACCGACAAACAAGCGGCGCTGCCGTATGCATCGGCCTACAAACAGGACGAGCAAGAGATTAAACGCTTGTTAGTTGAGGCAGGGATGGAGACCAGCGGCAATTTCAACGAACCGGCAGATCATCTGGCGATCTATCTCGAGTTGTTGAGTCATCTGCATTTTTCGCTGGGAGAGGGGACCGTTCCTGCGCGAAGAATCGACGGTTTGCGGCAAAAAACACTGACGGCGCTGCGGGAATGGTTACCAGAGTTTGCTGCGCGTTGTCGACAGTATGACAGTTTTGGTTTTTACGCGGCACTAAGCCAGTTATTGCTGGTGTTAGTGGAGTGTGACTACCAAAAAAGATAA
- the torA gene encoding trimethylamine-N-oxide reductase TorA, translating to MNNNDLFQASRRRFLAQLGGLTVAGMLGPSLLTPRRATATQAATEAVISKEGILTGSHWGAIRATVKDGRFVAAKPFELDKYPSKMIAGLPDHVHNAARIRYPMVRVDWLRKRHLSDTSQRGDNRFVRVSWDEALDMFYEELERVQKTHGPSALLTASGWQSTGMFHNASGMLAKAIALHGNSVGTGGDYSTGAAQVILPRVVGSMEVYEQQTSWPLVLQNSKTIVLWGSDLLKNQQANWWCPDHDVYEYYEQLKAKVAAGEIEVISIDPVVTSTHEYLGREHVKHIAVNPQTDVPLQLALAYTLYSENLYDKNFLANYCVGFEQFLPYLLGEKDGQPKDAAWAEKLTGIDAETIRGLARQMAANRTQIIAGWCVQRMQHGEQWAWMIVVLAAMLGQIGLPGGGFGFGWHYNGAGTPGRKGVILSGFSGSTSIPPVHDNSDYKGYSSTIPIARFIDAILEPGKVINWNGKSVKLPPLKMCIFAGTNPFHRHQQINRIIEGWRKLETVIAIDNQWTSTCRFADIVLPATTQFERNDLDQYGNHSNRGIIAMKQVVPPQFEARNDFDIFRELCRRFNREEAFTEGLDEMGWLKRIWQEGVQQGKGRGVHLPAFDDFWNNKEYVEFDHPQMFVRHQAFREDPDLEPLGTPSGLIEIYSKTIADMNYDDCQGHPMWFEKIERSHGGPGSQKYPLHLQSVHPDFRLHSQLCESETLRQQYTVAGKEPVFISPQDASARGIRHGDVVRVFNVRGQVLAGAVVSDRYAPGVARIHEGAWYDPDKGGEPGALCKYGNPNVLTIDIGTSQLAQATSAHTTLVEIEKYNGTVEQVTAFNGPVEMVAQCEYIPASQVKS from the coding sequence ATGAACAATAACGATCTCTTTCAGGCATCACGTCGGCGTTTTCTGGCACAACTCGGCGGCTTAACCGTCGCCGGGATGCTGGGGCCGTCATTGTTAACGCCGCGCCGTGCGACTGCGACGCAAGCGGCGACTGAGGCTGTCATCTCGAAAGAGGGCATTCTTACCGGGTCGCACTGGGGGGCTATCCGCGCGACGGTGAAGGATGGTCGCTTTGTGGCAGCAAAACCGTTCGAACTGGATAAATATCCGTCGAAAATGATCGCCGGATTGCCGGATCATGTACACAACGCGGCGCGTATTCGTTACCCGATGGTACGCGTGGACTGGCTGCGTAAGCGCCATCTGAGCGACACCTCCCAACGCGGTGATAACCGTTTTGTGCGCGTGAGCTGGGATGAAGCCCTCGACATGTTCTATGAAGAACTGGAACGCGTACAGAAAACTCACGGGCCGAGTGCCTTGCTGACCGCCAGTGGTTGGCAATCGACAGGGATGTTCCATAACGCTTCGGGGATGCTGGCGAAAGCTATTGCCTTACATGGTAATAGCGTGGGTACGGGCGGAGATTACTCTACCGGGGCTGCGCAGGTGATCCTGCCGCGCGTGGTAGGTTCGATGGAAGTGTATGAACAGCAAACCTCCTGGCCGCTGGTATTGCAGAACAGCAAAACTATTGTGCTGTGGGGCTCCGATTTGTTGAAAAACCAGCAAGCGAACTGGTGGTGCCCGGATCACGATGTTTATGAATATTACGAGCAGCTAAAAGCGAAAGTCGCCGCCGGTGAAATTGAGGTCATCAGCATCGATCCGGTTGTCACATCCACCCATGAGTATCTGGGGCGCGAGCATGTGAAGCACATTGCGGTTAACCCGCAAACTGACGTGCCGCTGCAACTGGCGCTGGCGTATACGCTGTACAGTGAAAACCTGTACGACAAAAACTTCCTCGCTAACTACTGTGTAGGTTTTGAGCAGTTCCTGCCGTATCTGCTGGGTGAGAAAGACGGTCAGCCGAAAGATGCCGCATGGGCTGAAAAACTGACCGGCATTGATGCCGAAACCATTCGTGGGCTGGCACGGCAGATGGCGGCGAACAGAACGCAGATTATTGCTGGCTGGTGCGTACAGCGTATGCAGCACGGTGAACAGTGGGCGTGGATGATTGTCGTTCTGGCGGCGATGCTGGGGCAAATTGGCCTGCCAGGTGGTGGTTTTGGTTTTGGCTGGCACTATAACGGCGCAGGCACGCCGGGGCGTAAAGGCGTTATTTTGAGTGGTTTCTCCGGCTCTACGTCGATTCCGCCTGTTCACGACAACAGTGACTACAAAGGCTACAGCAGCACCATTCCGATTGCCCGTTTTATCGATGCGATCCTCGAACCGGGGAAAGTGATCAACTGGAACGGTAAATCGGTAAAACTGCCGCCGCTGAAAATGTGTATTTTTGCCGGAACTAACCCGTTCCATCGCCATCAGCAGATCAACCGCATTATTGAAGGCTGGCGCAAGCTGGAAACGGTTATCGCCATAGATAACCAGTGGACCTCAACCTGCCGCTTTGCCGATATCGTGCTGCCTGCGACCACGCAGTTTGAGCGTAACGATCTCGACCAGTACGGCAACCACTCCAATCGTGGCATCATCGCCATGAAACAGGTCGTGCCGCCGCAGTTCGAGGCGCGCAACGACTTTGATATTTTCCGCGAGCTGTGCCGCCGCTTTAATCGCGAAGAAGCCTTTACCGAAGGGCTGGACGAGATGGGCTGGCTGAAACGCATCTGGCAGGAAGGTGTACAACAAGGCAAAGGACGCGGCGTTCATCTGCCAGCGTTTGATGACTTCTGGAATAACAAAGAGTACGTCGAGTTTGACCATCCGCAGATGTTTGTTCGCCACCAGGCATTCCGCGAAGATCCGGATCTCGAACCGCTGGGCACGCCGAGTGGCCTGATTGAGATCTACTCAAAAACCATCGCCGACATGAACTACGACGATTGTCAGGGGCATCCGATGTGGTTTGAGAAAATCGAACGCTCCCACGGTGGGCCTGGCTCGCAGAAGTATCCGTTGCATCTGCAATCTGTGCATCCGGATTTCCGACTTCACTCGCAGTTATGTGAGTCGGAAACTCTGCGTCAGCAATATACCGTAGCGGGTAAAGAGCCAGTATTTATTAGCCCGCAGGATGCCAGCGCGCGCGGTATTCGTCACGGTGATGTGGTACGCGTCTTTAACGTTCGTGGTCAGGTGTTGGCTGGAGCAGTGGTTTCTGACCGTTATGCACCCGGCGTGGCGCGAATTCACGAAGGGGCATGGTACGATCCGGACAAAGGCGGCGAGCCAGGGGCGCTGTGCAAATACGGTAACCCCAACGTGTTGACCATCGACATCGGTACTTCGCAGCTGGCGCAGGCGACCAGTGCGCACACTACGCTGGTGGAAATTGAGAAGTACAACGGAACAGTGGAGCAGGTGACGGCGTTTAACGGCCCCGTGGAGATGGTGGCGCAGTGCGAATATATTCCCGCGTCGCAGGTGAAATCATGA
- the torC gene encoding pentaheme c-type cytochrome TorC, whose translation MRKLWNALRRPSARWSVLALVATGIVIGIALIVLPHVGIKVTSTTEFCVSCHSMQPVYEEYKQSVHFQNASGVRAECHDCHIPPDIPGMVKRKLEASNDIYQTFIAHSIDTPEKFEAKRAELAEREWARMKENNSATCRSCHNYDAMDHAKQHPEAARQMKVAAKDNQSCIDCHKGIAHQLPDMSSGFRKQFDELRASANDSGDTLYSIDIKPIYAAKGDKEASGSLLPASEVKVLKRDGDWLQIEITGWTESAGRQRVLTQFPGKRIFVASIRGDVQQQVKTLEKTTVADTNTEWSKLQATAWMKKGDMVNDIKPIWAYADSLYNGTCNQCHGAPEISHFDANGWIGTLNGMIGFTSLDKREERTLLKYLQMNASDTAGKAHGDKKEEK comes from the coding sequence ATGCGGAAACTCTGGAACGCGCTACGCCGACCCAGTGCTCGTTGGTCGGTACTGGCGCTGGTCGCTACTGGGATTGTGATTGGCATTGCGCTGATTGTATTGCCACACGTTGGGATCAAAGTCACCAGCACAACCGAATTTTGTGTCAGTTGCCACAGTATGCAACCGGTGTATGAAGAATATAAACAGTCGGTGCATTTCCAGAACGCCTCCGGCGTGCGAGCTGAATGCCATGACTGTCATATCCCGCCGGATATTCCAGGCATGGTGAAGCGCAAACTGGAAGCGAGCAACGACATTTACCAGACCTTTATTGCCCACTCCATTGATACACCTGAGAAATTTGAAGCCAAACGCGCGGAACTTGCCGAGCGTGAATGGGCGCGAATGAAAGAAAACAACTCGGCAACCTGCCGCTCCTGCCATAACTACGATGCGATGGATCATGCGAAGCAGCATCCTGAAGCGGCGCGTCAGATGAAGGTGGCAGCGAAAGATAATCAATCCTGCATCGACTGTCATAAAGGTATTGCCCACCAGTTACCGGATATGAGTAGTGGCTTCCGTAAGCAGTTCGATGAGCTGCGCGCCAGTGCTAATGATAGTGGTGACACGCTGTACTCCATTGATATTAAGCCGATTTATGCGGCGAAAGGCGATAAAGAAGCGTCTGGTTCTCTGCTGCCTGCTTCGGAAGTGAAAGTCCTTAAACGTGACGGCGACTGGCTGCAAATTGAAATCACTGGCTGGACGGAAAGTGCAGGACGTCAGCGTGTACTCACCCAATTCCCAGGTAAACGCATCTTTGTTGCCTCGATTCGTGGTGATGTGCAGCAGCAGGTGAAAACACTGGAGAAAACCACCGTTGCCGACACCAATACCGAGTGGAGCAAGTTGCAGGCCACTGCGTGGATGAAGAAAGGCGACATGGTGAACGATATCAAACCGATCTGGGCTTATGCGGATTCGCTGTACAACGGCACCTGTAACCAGTGCCACGGCGCACCGGAAATATCCCACTTTGACGCTAACGGTTGGATCGGCACGCTCAACGGCATGATTGGCTTTACCAGCCTCGATAAACGTGAAGAACGCACCTTGTTGAAATATCTGCAAATGAATGCGTCTGACACCGCAGGTAAAGCTCACGGCGATAAGAAGGAAGAAAAATAA
- the torR gene encoding two-component system response regulator TorR codes for MPHHIVIVEDEPVTQARLQSYFTQEGYTVSVTASGAGLREIMQNQPVDLILLDINLPDENGLMLTRALRERSTVGIILVTGRSDRIDRIVGLEMGADDYVTKPLELRELVVRVKNLLWRIDLARQAQPHTQDNCYRFAGYCLNVSRHTLERDGEPIKLTRAEYEMLVAFVTNPGEILSRERLLRMLSARRVENPDLRTVDVLIRRLRHKLSADLLVTQHGEGYFLAADVC; via the coding sequence ATGCCACATCACATTGTTATTGTTGAAGATGAGCCGGTTACCCAGGCGCGATTACAATCTTACTTCACTCAGGAGGGGTATACCGTTTCCGTTACGGCGAGCGGTGCCGGGCTGCGGGAAATTATGCAGAATCAGCCGGTGGATTTGATTCTGCTGGATATCAATTTGCCCGATGAAAATGGCCTGATGTTAACCCGCGCCCTGCGAGAACGCTCAACGGTGGGGATTATTCTGGTTACCGGACGCAGCGATCGGATTGACCGTATTGTTGGGCTGGAAATGGGCGCAGACGATTACGTCACCAAACCGCTGGAGCTGCGCGAACTGGTGGTACGAGTGAAAAATTTGCTCTGGCGAATCGACCTCGCGCGACAGGCGCAACCGCACACTCAGGACAACTGCTATCGCTTTGCCGGTTATTGCCTGAATGTGTCGCGCCATACGCTGGAGCGGGATGGCGAGCCGATTAAACTGACCCGCGCAGAGTATGAAATGCTGGTGGCATTTGTGACTAATCCGGGCGAAATTCTCAGCCGTGAACGTCTGCTGCGTATGCTCTCTGCGCGTCGGGTGGAAAACCCTGACCTGCGCACCGTCGATGTGTTAATTCGTCGTTTACGCCATAAACTCAGTGCGGATTTACTGGTGACACAACATGGCGAAGGTTATTTCTTAGCCGCTGATGTGTGCTGA
- the torT gene encoding TMAO reductase system periplasmic protein TorT → MRVLLFLLLSLFMLSAFSADNLLRWHDAQHYTVQASTPLKAKRAWKLCALYPSLKDSYWLSLNYGMQEAARRYGVDLKVLEAGGYSQLATQQAQIDQCKQWGAEAILLGSSTTSFPDLQKQVANLPVIELVNAIDAPQVKSRVGVPWFQMGYQPGRYLVQWAHGKPLNVLLMPGPDNAGGSKEMVEGFRAAIAGSPVRIVDIALGDNDIEIQRNLLQEMLERHPEIDVVAGTAIAAEAAMGEGRNLKTPLTVVSFYLSHQVYRGLKRGRVIMAASDQMVWQGELAVEQAIRQLQGQSVSDNVSPPILVMTPKNADREHIRRSLSPGGFRPVYFYQHTSAAKK, encoded by the coding sequence ATGCGCGTACTGCTATTTTTACTTCTTTCCCTTTTCATGTTATCGGCATTTTCGGCTGATAACCTGTTGCGCTGGCATGATGCACAGCATTACACGGTGCAAGCCTCTACGCCGCTAAAAGCCAAACGCGCATGGAAACTGTGCGCGCTTTATCCCAGTTTGAAAGATTCATACTGGTTATCGTTGAACTATGGTATGCAGGAGGCTGCTCGCCGCTACGGTGTGGATTTAAAAGTGCTGGAGGCAGGCGGCTACAGCCAGTTGGCTACCCAGCAAGCACAAATCGACCAGTGTAAACAGTGGGGCGCAGAGGCCATTTTGCTCGGTAGTAGCACGACGTCATTTCCCGATCTGCAAAAGCAGGTAGCAAATCTGCCGGTGATCGAACTGGTGAATGCTATTGATGCTCCCCAGGTGAAAAGCCGCGTTGGTGTGCCCTGGTTTCAGATGGGCTATCAACCAGGGCGATATCTGGTGCAATGGGCGCACGGTAAACCACTGAACGTGCTGTTGATGCCCGGCCCCGATAACGCCGGGGGCAGTAAGGAGATGGTAGAGGGTTTTCGCGCAGCCATTGCCGGAAGCCCGGTACGTATTGTTGATATTGCGCTCGGTGATAACGATATTGAAATCCAGCGTAACCTGCTGCAGGAGATGCTGGAACGCCATCCAGAAATCGACGTCGTTGCCGGAACGGCCATTGCGGCAGAGGCGGCAATGGGGGAAGGGCGCAACCTGAAAACGCCGCTTACCGTGGTGTCGTTTTATCTTTCACATCAGGTGTATCGCGGGTTGAAGCGGGGAAGAGTGATTATGGCAGCCAGCGATCAAATGGTCTGGCAGGGGGAACTGGCGGTTGAGCAGGCTATCAGGCAATTACAGGGGCAATCGGTGTCTGATAATGTCAGCCCACCGATTTTAGTCATGACGCCGAAAAATGCCGACCGCGAACATATCCGCCGCTCGCTGTCACCAGGGGGATTTCGTCCGGTTTATTTTTATCAGCACACATCAGCGGCTAAGAAATAA
- the yccM gene encoding 4Fe-4S binding protein, whose protein sequence is MAEKKRTRWQRRPGTTGGKLPWNDWRNATTWRKATQLLLLAINIYIAITFWYWVRYYETAGSTTFVTRPGGIEGWLPIAGLMNLKYSLATGQLPSVHAAAMLLLVAFIVISLLLKKAFCSWLCPVGTLSELIGDLGNKLFGRQFVLPRWLDIPLRGVKYLLLSFFLYIALLMPAQAIHYFMLSPYSVVMDVKMLDFFRHMGTATLISMIVLLIASLFIRHAWCRYLCPYGALMSVVSLLSPFKIRRNAESCIDCGKCAKSCPSRIPVDKLTQVRTVECTGCMTCVESCPVASTLTFSLQKPAANKKAFALSGWLMTLLVMGIMFAATGYAMYAGVWQSPVPEELYQRLIPQSPMIGH, encoded by the coding sequence ATGGCAGAGAAAAAAAGAACCCGCTGGCAGCGGCGGCCAGGCACGACGGGCGGCAAATTACCGTGGAATGACTGGCGCAATGCCACGACCTGGCGTAAAGCGACGCAATTATTACTGTTGGCAATTAATATTTATATTGCCATCACGTTCTGGTATTGGGTGCGCTATTACGAAACGGCAGGTAGTACGACATTTGTCACCAGACCGGGAGGTATCGAAGGCTGGCTACCGATTGCCGGTCTGATGAATCTGAAATATAGCCTTGCAACAGGTCAGTTACCGTCCGTCCACGCCGCCGCGATGCTGTTATTGGTCGCTTTTATCGTCATCAGTCTATTACTCAAAAAGGCCTTTTGTTCATGGTTATGCCCGGTTGGTACGCTTTCGGAATTAATCGGCGATCTCGGTAACAAACTGTTTGGTCGGCAATTTGTCCTTCCCCGCTGGCTGGATATTCCTCTGCGCGGCGTGAAATATTTGCTGTTGAGTTTTTTTCTCTATATCGCGTTATTGATGCCCGCTCAGGCGATTCACTATTTTATGTTGTCGCCCTACAGCGTGGTGATGGACGTTAAAATGCTCGATTTCTTTCGTCATATGGGGACCGCGACATTAATCAGCATGATCGTTTTGCTGATTGCCAGCCTGTTTATTCGCCATGCCTGGTGTCGTTATCTTTGCCCATATGGCGCGCTGATGAGCGTGGTTTCGCTATTATCGCCGTTTAAGATTCGTCGCAATGCCGAAAGTTGTATCGATTGTGGCAAATGCGCAAAAAGTTGCCCATCACGGATCCCGGTCGATAAATTAACTCAGGTACGAACAGTGGAATGTACCGGCTGTATGACTTGCGTAGAGTCATGTCCGGTAGCCTCAACATTGACCTTTTCACTGCAAAAACCTGCGGCAAATAAAAAAGCCTTTGCGTTGTCTGGCTGGTTAATGACGCTACTGGTTATGGGGATTATGTTTGCGGCAACTGGTTACGCAATGTATGCGGGAGTATGGCAAAGCCCGGTGCCGGAGGAATTGTACCAACGCTTAATTCCGCAATCGCCAATGATTGGTCACTAA
- the gnsA gene encoding GnsA/GnsB family addiction module toxin has protein sequence MNIEELKKQAETEIADFIAQKIAELNKNTGKEVSEIRFTAREKMTGLESYDVKIKIM, from the coding sequence GTGAATATTGAAGAGTTAAAAAAACAAGCCGAAACGGAAATCGCCGACTTTATCGCGCAAAAAATCGCCGAGCTGAACAAGAATACAGGGAAAGAAGTCTCTGAAATTCGCTTCACCGCACGAGAAAAAATGACCGGGCTTGAAAGTTATGATGTCAAAATCAAAATAATGTGA
- the ymcE gene encoding protein YmcE, producing the protein MRRWISQNNIRLPRGAFFISALFFFNAVCIVSDNLLIIESFGEMAYNISYLTRVPGTNTLLACCCLLRPEEVNSEY; encoded by the coding sequence ATGCGCCGCTGGATTTCACAAAATAATATCAGGCTCCCTCGTGGAGCCTTTTTTATATCTGCCTTATTTTTCTTCAATGCTGTATGTATAGTAAGCGATAACCTGTTGATTATTGAATCTTTCGGGGAGATGGCTTATAACATTTCTTACCTGACCAGGGTACCGGGAACCAACACCTTACTGGCGTGTTGCTGTCTTTTAAGACCAGAAGAGGTTAACAGTGAATATTGA
- the ymcF gene encoding cold-shock protein, with amino-acid sequence MTQHLHFRCPCCHGSQYRTSAFDVTERNPLGAKCIFCKSTMITFDNVALQIRTDHAPLDFTK; translated from the coding sequence ATTACTCAACATCTCCATTTCCGCTGTCCATGTTGCCATGGTTCACAGTACCGCACATCGGCATTCGATGTGACGGAGCGAAATCCTTTAGGAGCAAAGTGCATTTTTTGTAAATCGACGATGATCACCTTTGATAACGTCGCGCTGCAAATACGCACTGACCATGCGCCGCTGGATTTCACAAAATAA
- the cspG gene encoding cold shock protein CspG: MSNKMTGLVKWFNADKGFGFITPDDGSKDVFVHFTAIQSNEFRTLNENQKVEFSIEQGQRGPAAANVVTL, encoded by the coding sequence ATGTCTAATAAAATGACTGGTTTAGTAAAATGGTTTAACGCAGATAAAGGTTTTGGCTTTATCACTCCTGATGATGGCAGCAAAGACGTTTTCGTCCATTTCACTGCCATCCAGAGCAATGAATTCCGCACGCTGAACGAAAATCAGAAAGTTGAATTTTCTATTGAGCAGGGGCAACGTGGTCCCGCGGCAGCGAACGTTGTTACGCTCTAA